The following proteins come from a genomic window of Gottfriedia acidiceleris:
- a CDS encoding helix-turn-helix domain-containing protein, giving the protein MYEGKIIKFYREKYKLTQEQLGKDICSVTHISKIECAQTKYAPEIVNLLSKRLGINMELEVANFMNIKQRLLHWHDVIIMQLFEEMDQINYEFEMEELIQISEYHDMYQLLRAKYFLTHNKINEAYKIIKKIQKKEAKLAQYESNLLKHILGIYYLAKQEYVKVIQILKSIDHTNYKNPEYYYHLAVAYHTLKAPVLTYYYAEKSHQFFKQINNYLRVIDAEMLMIIQVQGETLDEEIIIRFKNLIRSCELCNSPDRKAKALHNLAYEYYRGKNYKEASNYYKQSMHLKDSECSSYLLSLEGYIRSSFEDAACNLEELIQQAETGLSTAKKHSYTLYIHLFKLLLYFLKSKEKEYYHYLNNRALPMFMKSGFSFLVERSKKELFNYYSKMDLNEQAMEIAQLIVNS; this is encoded by the coding sequence ATGTATGAAGGAAAAATCATCAAGTTTTATAGAGAAAAGTACAAACTAACGCAAGAACAGCTTGGAAAAGATATTTGCTCCGTTACCCATATAAGTAAAATAGAGTGTGCACAGACAAAGTACGCTCCTGAAATTGTTAATTTATTATCTAAAAGACTAGGCATTAATATGGAATTAGAAGTAGCTAATTTTATGAATATCAAACAGCGTCTACTTCATTGGCACGATGTAATCATCATGCAATTATTTGAAGAGATGGATCAAATAAATTATGAATTTGAAATGGAAGAATTAATTCAAATTTCAGAGTACCACGACATGTATCAGTTACTAAGAGCTAAATATTTTCTAACTCATAATAAGATCAATGAAGCTTATAAAATCATCAAAAAGATTCAAAAAAAAGAAGCCAAGTTAGCACAATATGAAAGCAACTTATTAAAGCATATTTTAGGAATTTATTATTTAGCAAAACAAGAATATGTTAAAGTAATCCAAATTCTAAAGTCCATCGATCATACTAATTATAAAAACCCTGAATATTATTACCATTTAGCAGTTGCTTATCATACATTAAAGGCCCCTGTATTAACCTATTATTATGCTGAAAAATCTCATCAATTTTTTAAACAAATCAATAACTATCTTCGAGTGATTGACGCCGAAATGTTAATGATTATTCAAGTACAAGGTGAGACTTTGGATGAAGAGATTATTATTCGGTTTAAAAATTTGATTAGAAGCTGTGAGTTATGTAATTCACCTGATCGAAAAGCAAAGGCTTTGCATAATTTAGCATATGAATATTACAGAGGTAAAAATTATAAAGAAGCTAGTAATTACTATAAGCAATCTATGCATCTTAAAGATTCAGAATGTTCATCATATTTGTTATCTTTAGAAGGCTATATTCGAAGTTCTTTTGAAGATGCTGCATGTAACTTGGAAGAACTAATTCAACAAGCAGAAACCGGCCTTTCTACAGCAAAAAAGCATAGTTACACTTTATATATCCATTTATTTAAGCTTTTACTTTATTTCTTAAAGTCGAAAGAAAAGGAATACTATCATTATTTAAACAACAGGGCGTTACCTATGTTTATGAAAAGTGGATTTTCATTTTTAGTGGAGCGCTCTAAGAAGGAGTTATTTAACTATTATTCTAAAATGGATTTAAATGAGCAGGCAATGGAAATAGCACAATTAATCGTAAATTCTTAA
- a CDS encoding TetR/AcrR family transcriptional regulator, which yields MKEGTKKRVDPRITRTRQLIKDAFIDLLEEMEMSKITVNRIAERATVNRVTFYLHYRDIQDMLEKMAQEMGEEIEQILRRSEINHKSIEEIDSLSLLNLLEHIAENAKFYKVVLASTQTPIFTQQLLNIITETITIRREIDSLHVQMAIQRDIIIWYGSSALIGTIVSWLRNDMPYTPHFLAKQLSLLFRIGNRLQ from the coding sequence TTGAAAGAAGGTACAAAAAAACGAGTGGATCCTCGAATTACTCGTACACGCCAATTAATTAAGGACGCTTTTATCGATTTGCTTGAGGAAATGGAAATGAGCAAAATAACCGTTAACCGCATAGCTGAACGAGCAACCGTTAATCGAGTAACATTTTATCTGCATTATCGTGACATTCAGGATATGTTGGAAAAAATGGCTCAGGAAATGGGTGAGGAAATCGAGCAAATTTTAAGGAGATCAGAAATCAACCATAAATCAATAGAAGAAATCGATTCGTTAAGTCTCTTAAACTTACTTGAACATATAGCTGAGAATGCTAAGTTCTATAAAGTTGTTCTTGCTTCAACTCAAACACCAATCTTTACTCAGCAATTATTAAATATCATTACTGAAACAATAACAATACGAAGAGAAATCGATTCCTTGCACGTTCAGATGGCTATTCAAAGGGATATTATTATCTGGTACGGTTCTTCCGCTCTAATCGGTACGATTGTATCTTGGTTAAGAAATGACATGCCTTATACACCTCATTTTCTTGCTAAGCAATTATCACTACTCTTCAGAATTGGTAACAGATTGCAGTAG